The following are encoded together in the Desulfomicrobium macestii genome:
- a CDS encoding 3-isopropylmalate dehydratase small subunit: MTFKGKTHVVGDHIDTDAIIPARFLVTADTAELGKNCFEGLEPGWVKRVTPGDILVAGDNFGCGSSREHAPLAILGAGIPVVLARSYARIFYRNSFNMGLLLLELGDDIERIKEGNELEIDVAAGTIRNLTTGETIGFIPVAPFMMEMLSGGGLVEYVKRKVAQ; the protein is encoded by the coding sequence ATGACATTCAAGGGAAAAACCCACGTGGTGGGCGATCATATAGATACGGACGCGATCATCCCGGCCCGGTTTCTGGTCACGGCCGATACGGCGGAGCTTGGCAAGAACTGTTTCGAAGGCCTTGAGCCCGGCTGGGTCAAGCGCGTCACCCCCGGCGACATCCTGGTCGCCGGTGACAACTTCGGTTGCGGTTCCTCGCGCGAGCACGCTCCACTGGCCATCCTGGGCGCTGGCATCCCCGTGGTCCTGGCGCGGAGCTACGCTCGCATCTTCTACCGCAACTCCTTCAACATGGGCCTTTTGCTGCTGGAACTGGGTGACGACATCGAGCGCATCAAGGAAGGCAACGAGCTTGAGATCGACGTGGCCGCGGGCACGATCAGGAACCTGACCACGGGCGAGACCATCGGTTTCATTCCCGTGGCCCCGTTCATGATGGAAATGCTCTCCGGCGGCGGGCTGGTGGAGTACGTGAAGCGCAAGGTGGCGCAGTAG
- the leuB gene encoding 3-isopropylmalate dehydrogenase, whose protein sequence is MNMNICLMPGDGIGPEIVTQAVKVLEKVAKKFGHTVQTETALIGGAAIDAAGNPLPEATVAACKAADAVLLGAVGGPKWDTIDPAIRPEKGLLGIRKALGLFSNLRPAVLFPELAAASYLRPDIIGQGLDIMVVRELTGGAYFGEPRGETVVNGERAAFNTMIYSESEIERIVRVACEIARKRGKKLCSVDKANVLDVSRLWREVAIRTAAEYPDVALSHMYVDNAAMQLIRDPSQFDVIVTENLFGDILSDEASIITGSIGMLPSASMGSGGPALFEPIHGSAPDIAGQDIANPLATILSVSMMLRFAFGLEKEAAAIDAAVKTVLAKGYRTGDIYVGEGEKVGCSAMGALVLDAI, encoded by the coding sequence ATGAACATGAACATCTGCCTCATGCCCGGTGACGGCATAGGCCCCGAGATAGTCACCCAGGCCGTGAAGGTTCTGGAGAAGGTGGCGAAGAAGTTCGGACACACGGTCCAGACAGAGACCGCGCTTATCGGCGGCGCGGCCATCGATGCTGCGGGCAATCCTCTGCCCGAGGCCACCGTGGCCGCCTGCAAGGCCGCCGACGCGGTGCTGCTGGGCGCCGTGGGCGGCCCCAAGTGGGACACCATCGATCCGGCCATCCGGCCCGAAAAGGGGCTGCTCGGCATCCGCAAGGCCCTGGGCCTTTTTTCCAATCTGCGTCCGGCCGTGCTTTTTCCGGAGCTGGCGGCGGCGTCCTATCTGCGTCCGGACATCATCGGGCAGGGCCTTGACATCATGGTCGTGCGTGAGCTGACCGGCGGCGCCTATTTCGGCGAACCGCGCGGCGAGACCGTGGTGAACGGCGAACGCGCCGCCTTCAACACCATGATCTACTCCGAGTCCGAGATCGAGCGCATCGTACGCGTGGCCTGCGAGATCGCCCGCAAGCGCGGCAAAAAGCTGTGCTCCGTGGACAAGGCCAACGTGCTGGACGTGTCCCGCCTGTGGCGCGAGGTGGCCATCCGCACGGCGGCGGAGTACCCGGACGTTGCGCTTTCGCACATGTACGTGGACAACGCGGCCATGCAGCTCATCCGCGATCCCTCGCAGTTCGACGTCATCGTGACCGAGAACCTGTTCGGCGACATCCTCTCCGACGAAGCCTCCATCATCACCGGCTCCATCGGCATGCTGCCTTCGGCCTCCATGGGATCGGGCGGCCCCGCGCTGTTCGAGCCCATCCACGGCTCGGCACCGGACATCGCCGGTCAGGACATCGCCAATCCCCTGGCCACAATCTTGTCCGTGTCCATGATGCTCCGCTTCGCCTTCGGTCTTGAAAAAGAGGCCGCGGCCATCGACGCGGCGGTCAAGACCGTGCTGGCCAAGGGCTACCGCACCGGAGACATTTATGTCGGCGAGGGAGAGAAGGTCGGCTGCTCCGCCATGGGCGCGCTGGTGCTGGACGCGATCTGA
- a CDS encoding elongation factor G: MKKHDIASSTRNIGIIAHIDAGKTTLTERLLFYAHKIHKIGEVHDGNATMDYLEEEQKRGITITSACTSVVWEGSQVNIIDTPGHVDFNVEVERSLRVCDGAIVVFCAVNGIESQSETVWRQARKYGLPRLVFVNKTDRPGADYWKVVADIQARLAVRPLPVTVPSVCVEGGVLHLLRGKVLVFDATDQGATVHEFDPTDGDRELLEARRKELTEAAADFDDLVMERYLADEVIGETELRSALRKATLTGQAVPVYCGSALKNIGVQPLMNGIVHFLPSPDESHSHAHVLRRMEEQNVRADQFVGFVFKVLFEGAHKKIFMRVYNGRIGENSAVYNSRLERFEKIHKLYTVHANRYEPIPEARTGEIVLATGLKECITGDTLFSGKATLRLENIDIIQPVLNVALVPGSASDTDKLQALLQRYCIEDPTLQSFTDEDTDQLIVAGLGELHLEVVLERLRRESGVTFRYGNPQVIFRETIAADATAEGSCRKLIGDQQHRALVRVMVRPAARGQGNRCVTELPATNHTDIALKAMEDALQAGMLQGCLVSDVEATLLEVAHFEDGLTDLGVRMAALEAMKSALVKASPVLLEPIMDVELRMPQEYVGDCVNLLGAKNARILDVRTSDYESGITATAPMRQLFGFSTELRSRTKGKAFYSLVFSRYDVVG, from the coding sequence ATGAAAAAACACGACATCGCTTCCTCCACACGAAATATCGGCATCATCGCCCACATCGACGCTGGCAAGACCACGCTGACCGAGCGCCTGCTTTTTTATGCGCACAAGATCCACAAGATTGGCGAGGTCCATGACGGCAACGCGACCATGGACTACCTTGAGGAAGAGCAGAAGCGGGGCATTACCATCACCTCGGCCTGCACCTCCGTGGTTTGGGAAGGCAGTCAGGTCAACATCATAGACACTCCCGGGCACGTTGATTTCAACGTCGAGGTGGAACGCTCCCTGCGGGTCTGCGACGGCGCGATCGTCGTCTTCTGCGCGGTCAACGGCATCGAGTCCCAGAGCGAGACCGTCTGGCGGCAGGCCCGCAAGTACGGGCTCCCGAGGCTCGTTTTCGTCAACAAGACCGACCGCCCCGGCGCTGATTACTGGAAGGTGGTCGCGGATATCCAGGCCCGCCTCGCGGTCAGGCCGCTGCCGGTGACGGTGCCGTCCGTATGCGTGGAGGGCGGGGTGCTGCATCTTTTGCGCGGCAAGGTCCTTGTCTTCGATGCGACGGATCAGGGCGCGACGGTGCATGAGTTTGATCCCACGGACGGGGACCGCGAACTTCTCGAAGCCAGACGCAAGGAACTGACGGAAGCCGCGGCCGATTTCGACGATCTGGTCATGGAGCGCTACCTGGCCGACGAAGTCATCGGCGAAACCGAGCTGCGGTCGGCCCTGCGCAAGGCGACCCTGACCGGGCAGGCCGTGCCTGTCTATTGCGGCAGCGCGCTCAAGAACATAGGCGTGCAGCCGCTCATGAACGGGATCGTTCATTTTTTGCCCTCTCCGGACGAATCGCACTCCCATGCCCACGTGCTGCGGCGCATGGAGGAGCAGAACGTCCGCGCGGACCAGTTCGTGGGCTTTGTCTTCAAGGTTCTCTTCGAGGGTGCGCACAAGAAGATCTTCATGCGCGTCTACAACGGTCGCATCGGTGAAAACAGCGCTGTGTACAATTCCCGGCTGGAGCGCTTCGAAAAGATCCACAAGCTCTACACGGTGCATGCCAACCGCTACGAGCCCATTCCCGAGGCCAGGACCGGCGAGATCGTCCTGGCCACCGGTCTCAAGGAATGCATCACCGGAGACACGCTTTTTTCCGGCAAGGCGACGTTGCGCCTTGAGAACATCGACATCATCCAGCCGGTCCTGAACGTGGCCCTGGTGCCGGGCAGCGCCAGCGACACGGACAAACTTCAAGCTTTGCTTCAAAGATACTGCATCGAAGATCCGACCCTGCAATCCTTCACGGACGAGGACACGGATCAGCTCATCGTGGCGGGCCTTGGCGAGCTGCACCTGGAGGTGGTTCTGGAGCGGCTGCGCCGCGAGAGCGGGGTGACTTTCCGCTACGGCAACCCGCAGGTCATTTTCCGCGAGACCATTGCCGCCGATGCGACGGCCGAGGGAAGCTGCCGCAAGCTCATCGGGGATCAGCAGCACCGCGCCCTGGTCCGGGTCATGGTCCGACCGGCCGCGCGTGGGCAGGGCAACCGTTGCGTCACCGAACTGCCGGCCACGAATCACACGGACATCGCCCTGAAGGCCATGGAGGACGCGCTGCAGGCCGGAATGCTCCAGGGTTGCCTGGTTTCGGACGTGGAGGCGACATTGCTTGAAGTTGCCCATTTCGAGGATGGGCTCACGGATCTGGGCGTGCGCATGGCCGCGCTGGAAGCCATGAAGTCGGCCCTGGTCAAGGCCTCGCCGGTCCTGCTCGAACCGATCATGGACGTTGAGCTGCGCATGCCGCAGGAATATGTCGGCGACTGTGTCAATCTGCTTGGAGCAAAGAACGCGCGCATCCTCGATGTTCGCACTTCGGATTACGAGTCCGGCATCACGGCCACGGCCCCCATGCGTCAGCTCTTCGGCTTCTCCACGGAGCTTCGGTCTCGGACCAAGGGCAAGGCGTTCTATTCGCTGGTTTTCAGCCGGTATGACGTGGTGGGATAA
- a CDS encoding type II toxin-antitoxin system Phd/YefM family antitoxin produces the protein MISWQLQEAKNKFSELIDRATSEGPQVITRHGIEVAVVMPIAGYRKLTAPKKRLGDFLMDSPLRSSGVCIERDRRTDLREIDL, from the coding sequence ATGATTTCTTGGCAATTGCAGGAAGCAAAGAACAAGTTTTCCGAATTGATCGACCGAGCCACGTCGGAAGGACCTCAGGTCATTACGCGCCACGGGATCGAAGTCGCAGTGGTGATGCCTATCGCAGGCTACAGAAAACTGACGGCTCCGAAAAAGCGACTGGGCGATTTTCTGATGGACTCGCCTTTAAGGAGCAGTGGTGTCTGCATTGAAAGGGATCGGCGAACTGATCTGCGCGAGATCGACCTTTGA
- a CDS encoding type II toxin-antitoxin system VapC family toxin → MSQRYLLDTCVISEFVKPRPELKVVEWLNSVEMDNAYLSAVTIGEIQFGISNRPASNRRTELEVWLNEELAGQFNGRIIPLDAKVFVVWGKMTVARKQKGEPMGVMDSLIAATALRHDMVLVTRNTADFKNIGLSMLNPWM, encoded by the coding sequence TTGAGTCAGAGATACCTTCTCGATACCTGTGTCATTTCTGAATTCGTAAAGCCAAGACCGGAGCTGAAGGTCGTGGAGTGGCTGAATTCCGTTGAGATGGACAATGCGTATCTGAGTGCGGTGACCATCGGCGAAATTCAGTTCGGGATCAGCAATCGTCCAGCGTCAAATCGCCGGACGGAACTTGAAGTTTGGCTGAATGAGGAACTTGCCGGGCAGTTCAACGGTCGCATCATCCCTCTGGATGCAAAGGTCTTTGTTGTGTGGGGAAAAATGACCGTCGCCAGGAAGCAGAAGGGTGAACCGATGGGTGTCATGGATTCGCTTATCGCGGCTACTGCTTTGCGGCATGATATGGTTCTCGTGACCCGAAATACGGCCGATTTCAAGAATATCGGGCTGAGCATGCTCAATCCCTGGATGTAA
- a CDS encoding rhodanese-like domain-containing protein: MKKIAILAVSLFCLLVASPSFALFDTKFEAEVTKEAEAVKLFRDTTAAGYDLVTGAELKKMMDEGKDMVIIDTMPYEDSYKKEHVPGALQFLFPIPDMKEWDTKETGGKSQADFEAMLGPDKDKTIVVYCGFVKCTRSHNGAMWAKKLGYKNVYRFPGGIFGWKGLDYPIEKVQ, from the coding sequence ATGAAGAAAATCGCCATCCTCGCGGTGAGCCTGTTTTGCCTGCTCGTTGCAAGCCCATCCTTCGCCCTCTTCGATACCAAGTTCGAGGCCGAAGTCACCAAGGAAGCCGAAGCCGTGAAACTGTTCCGCGACACCACCGCCGCCGGTTACGACCTGGTCACGGGCGCGGAACTGAAGAAGATGATGGACGAAGGCAAGGACATGGTCATCATCGACACCATGCCCTACGAAGACAGTTACAAGAAGGAGCACGTGCCCGGCGCGCTGCAGTTCCTCTTCCCCATCCCGGATATGAAGGAATGGGACACCAAGGAAACCGGCGGCAAGTCCCAGGCCGACTTCGAGGCCATGCTCGGCCCCGACAAGGACAAGACCATCGTCGTCTACTGCGGCTTCGTGAAATGCACGCGCAGCCACAACGGCGCGATGTGGGCCAAGAAACTGGGCTACAAGAACGTCTACCGCTTCCCCGGCGGCATCTTCGGATGGAAGGGCCTGGATTACCCGATCGAAAAGGTGCAGTAG
- a CDS encoding DoxX family protein — protein MIPIHWKSWSYAAVRIALALAFLVAGITKILDPMTFAVTIDAFGILPGPLIPPVAVFLPLLEIMGAVALIFDIRGSLGLITLMILMFIAVLGYGMHMGLDIDCGCYGPGDTEGEAFAGIRDALWRDLIMLGCAATLYAWRKVMGVRPGTFAGHYRSIKTFISKEETA, from the coding sequence ATGATCCCAATTCACTGGAAATCCTGGTCTTATGCCGCAGTGCGCATCGCGCTGGCGCTGGCTTTTCTTGTGGCCGGAATCACCAAGATTCTGGACCCCATGACCTTTGCCGTGACCATCGACGCCTTCGGCATCCTGCCGGGTCCATTGATCCCGCCCGTGGCCGTTTTCCTGCCCCTCCTCGAAATCATGGGCGCGGTGGCGCTCATTTTCGATATCCGGGGCAGCCTTGGCCTCATCACCCTCATGATCCTCATGTTCATCGCCGTCCTCGGCTACGGGATGCACATGGGCCTGGACATCGACTGCGGCTGCTACGGCCCCGGAGACACCGAAGGCGAAGCCTTTGCAGGGATTCGCGACGCGCTGTGGAGGGATCTGATCATGCTCGGATGCGCGGCAACACTGTATGCGTGGCGAAAGGTCATGGGCGTGCGCCCAGGGACGTTCGCCGGTCATTACCGATCCATCAAAACCTTTATCTCCAAGGAAGAAACTGCATGA
- a CDS encoding pseudouridine synthase, giving the protein MTLTPLDYNPPTEPWLTVIHEDRDMIVVNKPGGLLSVPGRTPELLDSVLSRVRAIHPGAQAVHRLDLGTSGVLVVATRRKAEATLRGQFQDRLTRKVYLARVTGVLAEDSGQVDLPLICDWPNRPRQMVCHDTGKPALTDYFVLERAEESTLVLLRPHTGRSHQLRVHMASLGHPIIGDNLYGDARQGDRLHLHASQLGLHHPYSGEWVVFHAPCDFAPHVPPVTLEPPAYPSET; this is encoded by the coding sequence ATGACCCTCACGCCCCTGGACTACAATCCTCCGACCGAACCCTGGCTGACCGTCATCCACGAAGACCGGGACATGATCGTGGTCAACAAGCCGGGCGGCCTTCTGTCCGTGCCCGGCCGCACTCCGGAGCTTTTGGACTCGGTCCTGTCGCGGGTGCGCGCAATCCATCCCGGGGCACAGGCCGTGCATCGCCTGGACCTTGGCACCTCCGGAGTGCTGGTCGTGGCCACGCGGCGCAAGGCCGAAGCGACCCTGCGCGGGCAATTCCAGGACCGCCTGACCCGCAAGGTATATCTGGCGAGGGTTACCGGCGTGCTGGCCGAGGACTCGGGGCAGGTGGATCTGCCGCTCATCTGCGATTGGCCCAACCGTCCAAGGCAGATGGTCTGCCACGACACGGGCAAACCGGCCCTGACGGACTATTTCGTGCTTGAACGCGCCGAAGAGAGCACCCTGGTCCTGCTGCGCCCCCACACCGGCCGATCCCACCAGCTGCGGGTGCACATGGCCAGCCTTGGCCACCCCATCATCGGCGACAACCTCTACGGCGACGCCCGGCAGGGCGACCGCCTGCATCTCCACGCCAGCCAGCTTGGCCTGCATCACCCCTACAGCGGCGAATGGGTCGTGTTCCACGCCCCCTGCGACTTCGCACCGCACGTGCCGCCCGTCACACTGGAGCCGCCCGCCTACCCTTCCGAAACCTGA
- a CDS encoding arylesterase, whose translation MSSILVWGITWAVALIVLCPVRGVCAESEIHILAFGDSLTAGYNLPPSKSFAAQLEQRVLSQGRKVRVTNAGLSGDTSSGGRARLAWSLQDKPDLVILELGANDGLRGLDPAPMRANLEAMIKECLEAGARVILAGMRAPVNWGVAYRKEFEQVFPDLAQKYDLPLYPFFLDGVISDPGLLLEDGLHPNADGVGRIVDGILPMVLDEVDALLHSPA comes from the coding sequence ATGTCATCCATCCTTGTATGGGGTATCACCTGGGCCGTGGCCCTGATCGTATTGTGTCCGGTCCGCGGAGTTTGCGCGGAATCCGAAATCCATATTCTCGCCTTCGGGGACAGCCTGACCGCAGGCTACAATCTGCCGCCCTCCAAGTCTTTCGCCGCCCAGCTGGAGCAGCGGGTGCTCAGCCAGGGACGCAAGGTCCGGGTCACCAACGCCGGCCTGTCCGGCGACACCTCAAGCGGCGGGCGGGCACGCCTGGCCTGGTCCCTGCAGGACAAGCCCGACCTGGTCATCCTGGAGCTCGGCGCCAACGACGGCCTGCGCGGCCTTGACCCCGCGCCCATGCGCGCCAACCTCGAAGCCATGATCAAGGAGTGCCTTGAGGCCGGAGCCCGTGTAATACTGGCCGGAATGCGTGCTCCGGTCAATTGGGGAGTGGCTTATCGCAAAGAGTTCGAGCAGGTTTTTCCCGATCTGGCCCAAAAGTATGACCTGCCCCTGTACCCTTTTTTCCTGGACGGGGTCATCTCCGACCCTGGCCTGCTGCTTGAGGACGGCCTGCATCCCAATGCCGACGGTGTGGGACGCATCGTGGACGGCATCCTGCCCATGGTCCTGGACGAAGTGGACGCGCTGTTGCACAGTCCGGCATAG
- a CDS encoding ABC transporter ATP-binding protein, with the protein MNASSSVVLSNVHLTLTAGSGPVNILSGVNLRVAQGETLAVVGPSGSGKTTMLMLMAGLERPTLGQVQVAGVDLTALTEDALSRFRREHLGIVFQAFHLIPTMTALENAALPLEFAHHPQARGRALEALEQVGLGHRGSHYPSQLSGGEQQRVALARAFAARPRIILADEPTGNLDEETGARVMELLFTLQAEENATLVLVTHDRSLAERCDRVATMHSGRMEA; encoded by the coding sequence ATGAATGCTTCCTCTTCTGTTGTGCTCTCGAATGTTCATTTGACGCTAACCGCCGGCTCGGGGCCGGTCAACATATTGAGCGGGGTCAATCTGCGGGTCGCCCAGGGCGAGACCCTGGCCGTGGTCGGCCCTTCCGGTTCGGGCAAGACGACCATGCTCATGCTCATGGCCGGGCTGGAGCGGCCGACCCTGGGCCAGGTGCAGGTGGCAGGCGTGGACCTGACCGCCCTGACCGAGGACGCGCTGTCACGCTTCAGACGCGAGCATCTGGGCATCGTCTTTCAGGCCTTTCATCTCATCCCGACCATGACGGCTCTTGAAAACGCGGCCCTGCCGCTGGAATTCGCCCATCATCCGCAGGCTCGCGGCCGGGCCCTGGAAGCGCTGGAGCAGGTCGGCCTCGGGCATCGCGGAAGCCATTATCCCTCGCAGCTCTCCGGCGGCGAGCAGCAGCGCGTGGCCCTGGCCCGCGCCTTTGCCGCGCGGCCACGGATCATTCTTGCCGACGAGCCCACGGGCAATCTGGACGAAGAGACCGGGGCGCGGGTCATGGAGCTGCTTTTTACCCTGCAGGCCGAAGAGAACGCGACCCTGGTCCTGGTCACCCATGACCGCTCCCTGGCCGAACGTTGCGACCGGGTGGCCACCATGCACTCCGGGCGCATGGAGGCATGA
- a CDS encoding ABC transporter permease translates to MDTRDLRLALTLCRRELRGGLRGFGVFLGCLFLGVLAISAVGSLGRALEAGLAGDAKAILGGDVSVSLTSRSLSEDEAAYLGGFGALSRTLSTRTMARTDAQEASARSVLVEFKGVDALYPLYGRMELEGGKEVQELLAVRDGLPGAVADRGLLTRLQVAVGDEIRVGDVRFALRGIIEREPDRVVEFFSLGPRLMVSADAFGQTGLTQPGSLFRAEYLLRLDGGDAEQVVGRIRADNPDSGWRVRDYMHAAPRIRTVLERLSVDLTLVGLGALLVGGLGIAGGVRGYLGGRLNHMAAMKCMGGSSRVLFISYLAQVLFLGFVGACAGMLAGSLVPWLAGRFFSDVLPIQVRSGIYLAPLIQAALFGLVTTLAFSMPPLFRAVMVRPSGIFRGYVSADMARIPRAAILPTAAAFVLLALMVFWFAGNNRLSAWFVGGTIMAFVLFKGLARIIRWLAARAPRLPWPSARIGVANIHRPGSPGVSLVFALGFGLTALVAVVMVNSSLTRALTAELAEEAPDFFFMDIRPDQVERFRALANDTPGLSRLDLRPMIRGRIVRIGDTPVENATVAEEVAWAVRGDRGLSYSEEFPRGSTLLRGQWWEGGYAGPPLISLTSDLAKGFGVDLGDTLTVNVLGRNLTGTIASIREVNWQTLAMQFAIIFSPGTLDNAPQTWLGAAYGVDNTEDLYARATQAFPEVAVITIREVLDNAALILTRTVRIFQVMAGVALLVGFLVLAGAFSADQHRRIYDSVIYKVCGATRRDILAILVAEFSLAGLFTGLGSLALGTLTAWGVVQGLLRMQFRPDLAMGLLTVLAGVGVSLFMGLLGTWRVLGRKAAPFLRNE, encoded by the coding sequence ATGGATACCAGGGATCTGCGACTGGCCCTGACGCTGTGCCGCCGCGAGCTGCGGGGCGGCCTGCGCGGTTTTGGCGTCTTTCTGGGCTGCCTGTTTCTGGGCGTTCTGGCCATCAGCGCCGTGGGGTCTCTGGGGCGCGCCCTCGAAGCCGGACTTGCCGGTGACGCCAAGGCCATCCTCGGCGGGGACGTGAGCGTGAGTCTCACCTCGCGAAGCTTGAGCGAGGACGAAGCGGCATATCTCGGTGGTTTCGGCGCACTGAGCCGGACCCTTTCCACGCGGACCATGGCCCGCACCGACGCACAGGAAGCGTCCGCCAGGTCCGTGCTGGTCGAGTTCAAGGGCGTGGACGCGCTCTATCCCCTGTACGGGCGCATGGAGCTGGAAGGCGGCAAAGAGGTGCAGGAGCTGCTGGCCGTCAGGGACGGTCTGCCCGGAGCCGTTGCCGACCGGGGACTCCTGACCAGACTTCAGGTTGCGGTGGGGGATGAGATCCGTGTCGGCGACGTGCGCTTCGCCCTGCGCGGGATCATCGAGCGCGAGCCGGACCGCGTGGTCGAATTCTTCAGCCTGGGGCCCCGGCTCATGGTCTCCGCCGACGCCTTCGGGCAGACCGGCCTGACCCAGCCGGGCAGCCTGTTCCGCGCCGAATATCTGCTGCGTCTTGACGGCGGGGACGCCGAGCAGGTGGTCGGCCGGATTCGCGCCGACAATCCCGATTCGGGTTGGCGGGTGCGCGATTACATGCATGCCGCGCCGCGAATCCGCACCGTGCTGGAGCGCCTGAGCGTGGACCTGACCCTGGTCGGACTGGGCGCGCTTCTGGTCGGCGGGCTCGGCATCGCGGGGGGTGTGCGCGGGTACCTTGGCGGGCGGCTCAACCACATGGCCGCCATGAAGTGCATGGGCGGTTCGAGCAGGGTGCTGTTCATCTCGTATCTTGCGCAGGTCCTGTTCCTGGGCTTTGTCGGCGCCTGCGCCGGGATGCTGGCCGGGAGCCTTGTGCCCTGGCTGGCCGGGCGGTTCTTTTCCGACGTCCTGCCCATCCAGGTCCGCAGCGGCATTTATCTCGCCCCGCTGATTCAGGCCGCCCTCTTCGGGCTGGTCACGACCCTGGCCTTTTCCATGCCGCCCCTCTTTCGCGCGGTCATGGTGCGCCCCTCGGGGATTTTCCGGGGCTACGTCTCGGCCGACATGGCGCGCATCCCGCGAGCCGCGATCCTGCCCACGGCCGCCGCCTTTGTCTTGCTGGCGCTGATGGTCTTCTGGTTCGCGGGCAACAACAGGCTCTCGGCATGGTTCGTGGGCGGCACCATCATGGCCTTCGTGCTCTTCAAGGGGCTGGCCCGGATCATCCGCTGGCTGGCGGCCAGGGCGCCGCGCTTGCCCTGGCCCAGCGCCCGCATCGGCGTGGCCAACATCCATCGCCCGGGCTCGCCCGGCGTGAGCCTGGTCTTTGCCCTGGGTTTTGGACTTACGGCCCTGGTGGCCGTGGTCATGGTCAATTCCAGTCTGACCAGGGCGCTGACCGCCGAGCTGGCCGAGGAGGCCCCGGACTTTTTCTTCATGGACATCCGTCCCGACCAGGTCGAGCGGTTTCGCGCCCTGGCCAACGACACCCCCGGCCTGTCGCGGCTGGATCTACGCCCCATGATCCGGGGGCGCATCGTGCGCATCGGCGACACGCCGGTGGAAAACGCCACCGTGGCCGAGGAGGTGGCCTGGGCCGTGCGCGGGGACCGGGGCCTTTCCTACAGCGAGGAATTTCCGCGCGGCAGCACCCTCCTGCGGGGCCAGTGGTGGGAGGGCGGGTATGCCGGTCCGCCGCTCATTTCCCTGACTTCCGACCTGGCCAAGGGGTTCGGTGTGGACCTTGGCGACACGCTGACCGTCAACGTTCTGGGCCGCAACCTGACCGGGACCATCGCCAGCATCCGCGAGGTCAACTGGCAGACCCTGGCCATGCAGTTCGCCATCATCTTCTCTCCCGGCACCCTCGACAATGCCCCGCAGACCTGGCTTGGGGCGGCCTACGGCGTGGACAACACGGAGGATCTGTACGCCCGCGCCACCCAGGCCTTTCCGGAGGTGGCCGTGATAACCATCCGCGAAGTGCTCGACAACGCGGCGCTGATTCTGACCCGCACGGTGCGCATCTTCCAGGTCATGGCCGGAGTGGCGCTGCTGGTCGGGTTTCTGGTGTTGGCCGGAGCCTTCTCGGCGGACCAGCACCGGCGCATTTACGACAGCGTTATCTACAAGGTCTGCGGCGCGACACGGCGCGACATACTGGCCATCCTCGTGGCTGAGTTTTCCCTGGCCGGACTGTTCACGGGCCTTGGCAGCCTTGCGCTCGGCACGCTTACGGCCTGGGGCGTGGTCCAGGGGTTGCTGCGCATGCAGTTCAGGCCGGACCTCGCCATGGGCCTATTGACCGTGCTGGCAGGGGTGGGGGTGTCGCTGTTCATGGGCCTGCTGGGCACCTGGCGCGTTCTGGGCCGCAAGGCCGCGCCGTTTCTGCGCAACGAATGA